The DNA sequence GCGCGATGGCCCCGGTGCTGGAACGCAACATCTCGGTGGACTTCGCCCGCGGCTTCAAGCACCGCGCGGCCGCGAACCTCGAACGGCTGGCGTCGCTGGTCCGCGCCGCGGTGCCGGACCTGTCGGCGGAGGCGGCCCGGGTGTTCGCCCGGTCCGTCGTGGTCGTGGTCTCGGGGGCGTGGCCCTACGCGAACCCGACGGAGGCGGTGGCGCTGGCGACGGCCGAGACCGGGGGCGCGCCGGGGTTCGAGGCCGTGGTGGCGGAGAACCTCACGAACCTGCTGGCCGGTCTCGTCGCGCGAGGGCGGTGATGTCGGCGTTCTCCAGGATCGGCTTCTCGTACCCCGACGAAGCCACCGCCAGCATCGCGAGCCCGATGTCCTCGGTGGTCGTGACCGCGCGCGGGAAGGCCCGCCGCAGCAGCGGGTACAGCGGCATCGCGACGCGGTAGAGCACGCGGTACAGCGGGGTCTTCGACGTAATGCCGTGCAGCGGCTGGATGTAGCCCGGGCGGAAGGCGAACGTCCGCAGCGGCAGCCGCGCCAGCGCGTTCTCCGTCGCGCCCTTGACGCGGGCCCAGCGCACGCGGCCGCGTTCGGTGCTGTCGGTGCTCGCGCCCGAGACGTACACGAAAGTGGTGTCGTCCGGGAGCTTGCGGGCCACCGAAAGGGTGAGCTGGTAGGTGATCCGCTCGTACTCCTCCGGCGCCACGCCCACCGACGACACCCCGAGGCAGAAGAAGCACGTGTCGTACCCGGTGATCGGGTCGAGGGCGAACAGGTCCTCCTCGACGACCTCGCGCAGCTTCGGGTGGCCGGTGCCGACCGGCGACCGGCCGACCGCCAGCACCGCCTCGACCCGCTCGTCGCGCAGGCATTCCCGCAGCACACCCTGGCCGACCATCCCGGTCGCGCCGAACAGGACGACCCTCATGCGCTCGTCACCGGCAGCCCCTCTCGGCGAAGACCTTCTCGGCCGTGAAGGTCGCGTTCGGCGCCCTCGGGAATCCACAGTAGACCGCCGGGTGCGGGACGCTCCAGGCCGACCGTGACGGCCACCACGGCGGGTGGCCGTCACGGTCGGCTCAGACGGCCCGTGCGGTCCGGGCCGACGTGCCGGTGTTCACGTAGACGTAGAAGCTGGTCCCGGTCTCCTCCGTGCGGGTGCCGGCGGTGTTCGTGCTCCACAGCCGCAGCTGCAGGTACGAGCCGCTCGGCTGGTCGGCGGGAACCTCGAAGCCGATCGTGGCCGAGCCGTCCGCACCCGGTGCGACCGTCGTCTCCGGTCCCGTGCCCAGCGCGTAGCCGTAGGAGGCGAGGTTCGCCTGCACCGGCGTCAGGGTGCACTGGATGTGCTGCCCCGGTGCCACCGACCAGCCGGGGACGTCGCAGGAGAACCGCGGCGCCGAGTAGCTGACGTAGAACCAGTAGCCGCCCTGTTCGGAGACCGTGCCGTCGGCGAACTTCGTGGTCACGAAGATGCCGTTGGTGTACGGCACCGTCGGCGTGAAGACGACGCTCGCGGTGCCGTCCGGTCCCGCGGCCACCGTGCCCGCGGGGCCGCCGCTGAACTCGTACGAATAGCTCACCGCACCCGGGACGGGTGAGGAGAACACGAACGTCCCCGGGACGCCGACCGCGCCGGACGTGCCGCCGTCTTCGGGGTACTCGGCGCTCGTCACCTTCGGCTTGTTCGACGCGACCGAAACGTCCAGGCCGCCCCAGCCGGAGTGCTGGCCCGCCTCGGTCGTCGTGTAGCCGTAGAACGAACCGAACGGCGACGTCGTCGGCGTGACCGTCACGGTCGCGGTGCCGTCCGCGTCGAGCGGCACCGTCACCAGCGGCTCGTCGTTCCAGTGGTAGGTCAGCGAAACGGACCCGGGCAGGACGGCGCGCACCCGGAACTGCGCGGGCAGGCTCTGGGCCGGGTTCTCGGTGAGCGACTCGACCTCGGGCTCACCGGGCTCGCTGACCACCTGGGTGGTGGTTTCCGCGGTCAGGTAGCCGGTGGCGAGCCGGGCCCGCACGGCGACGTTCAGCCGGGTGAACTGCGGATCGGACGGCGTGACCGTGACGGTGGCCTTGCCGTCCGCCCCGGCCGGCACGGTCTCCTCCGGCCGGTTGTCCAGGTGGTAGGTGTAGCCGGTCACCGGGGTGGCGCCGCGCGGCGAGAAGGTGCACGTCCGCGGCACCCCGACCCAGTCGTCGAACGGCGTGCAGGTCACCCCGGGCTGGTTGGACGCGACCCAGAAACGGTAACCGCCCGACGGGGAACGGTTGCCCGCCGCGTCGACGGACGTGGCACCGATGCCCACCGGCCCGTCGCTCGTCGGCGCGTAGCGGACCGTGGCCTTGCCGCCGCGCCGGTCGGCGGCCACGTAGCCGCCGTCCCACTCGAAGCCGACGACGTCGGTGTCACCCTTCGCGTCGAAGACGAACGTCCCGGGCACGCCGGTGCCCCCGGCTCCCGGCGGCGCCTGGGCGGCGTAGTCGGTGGAAGTGATCACCGGCGCCGCCGCGGGCGCGGTGAAGTCGGTGGTGAACTTGCAGACCGCGCTCCACGGTCCGGTGGACCCGCTGCCGTCCTTGCCCCGCACCTGCCAGGCGTAGGTGACGCCTTCGGTGACGAGCGAGCTCACCTCGGCCCACGGCTCACCGGCGCTGCCGCCGAGGTTGCCCACGGTCGTGCGCTGGTCCGGGTGGTCGGCGGGCCAGAAGGCGAACTCCGCGCTCAGGTACGCGTCGTCGGGGTCGGACACCTTGGCGCCCAGTACCACCTGCCTCGAGACGACGACGGGCTTCGACGTGCACGCCTGGTAGGTGACGCTCAGCCCGGCCGGTTTGCCCGGCGGCCGGTCGTAGCTGAAGGACAGCTTCGCCTTCGGGGCGTACTCGCGGCCGAACGCGGGGTCGTTCTGCTGCTCTTCGGGCAGCCGCAGGACGAACGTCGCCGTCGTCCGCCCGGCGTCGAGCGCGTTCTGGACCGCCGCGGTGGCCGTCCAGGTCAGCTGGTCCGAGGGGCACGACGAGTCGAGGTACGGGCCGTCCACCTTGAGCAGCTCCGCGGGCTGGCTGTTCCACGTCGGCTTCTTGGCCGGTGCGGTCAGCCACAGTTCCGTCGAACGCGGGTGGGAGCAGTCGGTGACCGCGGTTTCGCCGGTGCTGAGGTAGGCCGACTGCAGGCGGTTCCCCCGCAGCGCCGAGATGTCGAACGTGACGTAGGACTTGGCGACGTGGCCGGTGCCGCCGGCGTAGGTGTGCGCGCCGACCGGCGCGTTCCCGGCCGGGTCGACGAAACTCGCCTTCGGTACCGCCGAGTCGACGTAAGCCCACGACGACGCCGCGATCGTCGTGCTCGAGGTGGCGGCGGCCGGAGTCGCGGCGAGCACCGCGGTCCCGGCTGCGACCAGCGTCGTGCCGAGGACGAGAACGCCCGCTCTGGCGGGCAGGGACCATCTTCGAGAGCCCAAACGGCTCACCCCCTGGAAAACGTGTGGCCCGGGAAACCGCGATCGCGGTCTCCCGGGCCGAACACGCCCAGGCAGTGCTTCCGGTTGCCTTACTTCCCGCTGCTGTACAACGCGCTCACGTCCGCGTCGGACAGCGCCCGGTCGTAGACGTGGACCTGGTCCACGGCGCCGTTGAGGTAGTCGACCGGGTTGCCGCCGTACTTGCCGCGGCCGATCACCGTGTGGCCCGTCGAACTGTCGCCGAGGCAGACGCTCTTCGTGGCCGCCAGCTGACCGTCGACGTACAGCTTCAGCGTTCCAGCGGCGGCGTCACGGACGCCGACGACGTGGTACCAGCGGTTCGCTTCCGGGGCCGTGGGCGCCAGGGCCCGCGTGCCCACGAAGCTCATCGCGAGCCGGTGGTCCTGACCGGAGTACTGCAGGAAGAACGCGCTGGTGCTGTCGCCGTCCTGGCTCACCACGGTCTGGAAGCCGTCGCCGAGGGCGTTGAACTTCACCCACGCCGCCGCGCTGTAGCTGCCTTCGGTGTTCACCAGCGCGGCACCCGTGTCGGCGTACTGGCCCGACCCGTTCACCGCCAGCGCCGAACCGCTCTTGCCCGCCGTCCAGGACGCGCCGCCGACGAGCGTGGCGTCGTGGTCGCCGACCGAGTCCGCGGCCGTCGTGCCGGTGTTCTCGTCGAACCCGTAGGCCGCGATGCCGTCGATGCCCGGCGTGCCCGCGGGTACCGGAGGCCCGGACGTGACGGGCGCTCCCGTCGCACCCTTGATGACGGCCAGGTTCGCCGCGCGGACCGCCGCGAAGTCCATCTTCTTCACCTGCCGGTCGTAGGTGAAGAAGCCGTTGACCTCCTTCTCGACGTCGGTGGTCTGCGTGTAGACGCCGGCCGAAACGCCGCACCGCTGGGCGACCAGCAGCAGGCGCTGCTGGAGTTCGCCGTAGCGCCGGGTCAGCGTCGCGCTGTCGGGCTCCATCTCGTAGGCGAAGCTGCCCGCCGGGTCGAACTCGTGCCCGGCGACCTTGAGGCCGAGGCCGCCGTACTCGCCGTCGACCGCCGCGCGCGTCCCGGCCTGCATCGGCGTGCCGGGCCCGGTGTAGGTGTGGTCGTCGTAGATGTCGCCCTTGCCGCTGTCCGGTTCGGACCGGCAGCAGTTGACGCCGGACTCGGCGTTGACGAGCCGCGAGGGATCCCAGGACTTGACCTCGTCGGCGATCCGGCCGACTTCGTAGTCGCCCCAGCCCTCGTTGAACGGCACCCAGGTGACGATCGACGGGAAGCTGCGGTGCTGGTCGATCATCCGCTTCATCTCGGACTCGTAGTTGACGCGCGAAGCCGCGGTCGGCTCGACGTCGTCCTTCATCGCCGGCATGTCCTGCCACACCAGCAACCCGAGCTTGTCGGCGTAGTAGTACCAGCGGTCCGGCTCGACCTTGATGTGCTTGCGCACCATGTTGAAGCCGAGCGCCTTCTCCTGCTCCAGGTCGAACTTCAGCGCCGCGTCGGTCGGCGCGGTGTAGATGCCGTCCGGCCAGAAGCCCTGGTCGAGCGGGCCGACCTGCATGACGAACTTGCCGTTCAGCAGCATCCGCTGCTTGCCGTCGGCGGTCTTGCCGACGCCGATCGACCGGATGCCGAAGTACGAACCGACCTCGTCCCCGCCCGACAGCTTCACGCGCAGGTCGTAGAGGAACGGGTCGTCCGGCGACCACAGGTGCGGCCGGTCCACCTTGAGCTTCAACGGCTTGTTCGCGTCGCCGGACACCCGCCCGACCGGGCGGCCGTGGTCGTAGGCGACGGCCTCGACGCGCTGCTTCACCGGGCCGCCGACCACGGCGTTCACCGTGACCGACCCGCTCGCGACGTCGGGGGTGACGTCGAGCCGGTCGATCCGCGCGGACGCCACCGGCTCCAGCCACACGGTCTGCCAGATGCCGGACGACGGCGTGTAGAAGATGCCGTCGCCGGGCCGGCGCTGCTTGCCGATCGGCTGCCCGCCCTGGTCGTTCGGGTCGGCGACGCCGACGACGACTTCCTGGGACTTCGCCGTGGTCAGCGCGTCGGTGACGTCGACGGACCAGGCGTCGTAGCCGCCGGTGTGGCGGCCGACGGTCTTGCCGTTGACGATCACCGTGGCGTCGTAGTCGACGGCCTGGAAGTGCAGCAGGAGCCGCTGGCCGCCCTTGCCGACCTGCCAGGTCTTCGGGACCTCGAACGTGCGGCGGTACCACATGTTCGTTTCGTGGCGCATGATCCCGGACAGCGCGGACTCGACCGGGTACGGCACGAGGATCCGCTCGCCGAGCGTCTTGCCGACCGGGGCGGCCTCACCCGGGGTCGCCTTGGCGAACTCCCAGACGCCGTTGAGGTTCTGCCACTTGTCGCGCGTCAGCTGGGGTCGCGGGTAGTCGGGGAGGGCGTTCGTGGGCGAGACGTCCTTCGTCCAGGGCGTCGACAGCGGCGGGGTGAGCCGTTGCCACTGGGGTGCGTCGGCGGCGCTCGCCGCGGGTGCGGTGCCGAGGCCGGCGACCGCGACGGCGAACGCCGCGGCGGCGGTCAGCCATCTCCGGGATTTTCGGGCCGGGCGGAACATCGTTGAGACCTCCTGAGGGGGGACGGGGCTCAGCGGGTTCGGGAACGCGCCAGCAGGCGCTGGATCACCACGACGACGAGCAGGAAGGCCCCGCTCACCACCGTCTGGTAGTTGGAGTCGAGGGTGCCGATCTGGTTGATGACGTTCTGGATGAGCGTGCGCAGCAGCACGCCGACGAGCGTGCCGATGATGGTCCCGGCGCCGCCGGTGAGCAGCGTGCCGCCGATGACGACGACGGAGATCGCGTCCAGTTCGGTGCCGACGCCGATCACCGTGACGCCGGACTGCAGGTACGCGGCGGTGAGCACGCCCGCGAACCCGGCCAGCGCGCCGCTGAGCGTGTAGAGGCTGATCTTGGTGCGGGCCACCGGCAGGCCCATCAGCAGCGCGGACTGCTCGGCACCGCCGATGGCGAACACCGACTGGCCGAACCGGGTGCGGCGCAGCAGGAGCCCGCCGAGCGCGAACAGGATCAGCGTCAGGTACACCGGGACGCCGACGCCGAAGATCGTGCCCTGGCCCAGCCAGAGGAACGCCGAGCCGGGGTCCACTTTGTACGTCGTCGCGCCTTCGGACGTCAGTGCGAGCAGCAGCCCCCTGGCGAACAGGAGCGACGCCAGCGTCACGATGAACGGCGCCATCCCGGTGCGCGCGATGAGCAGGCCGTTGACCAGCCCGATCAGGGAACACACGGCCAGCGGCAGCAGGATCGCGACGAAGATGCCGTACTGCGCGCCCCACGCGGCCAGGACGCCGCCGAGCGCGTAGTTCGAGCCGACCGACAGGTCGATGCCGCCGGAGATGATCACGAACGTCATGCCCAGCGCGATCACCGCGAGGAACGACCCTTGCAGCACCAGGCTGCGCAGGTTGTCCGCGGTGCCGAAGTGCGGGAACGCGAACCACGACGCGGCGAGGCCGAGCACGAGCACGACGGCCGCGCCCTGGCGCTGCAGGACACCCGCGAACGCCGCGTTGCGGGCCTGGGTCTGGGTCGCGGTCATCGGCTGCTCCGCTCACGCGCGACGTAGACCGCGACGACGATGATGGCCGCCTGGACCATCTGCGCGGTGGAGTCGGGCAGGTTGTGCTTGATCAGGGTGGCCTGGACGAGCTGCATGAGCAGTGCGCCGAACACGGTGCCGAGCACGCGGACCCGGCCGCCGGTCAGCGGCGTGCCGCCGACGACGACCGCGGTGATCGCGGACAGCTCCATCAGCAGGCCGACGTCGCTCGGATCGCTCGCGCCCAGCCGCGACGTCGCCAGTACGCCGGCGATCGCCGCCAGTGCCCCGGAAATCACGTAGACGCTGATGAGCACGC is a window from the Amycolatopsis sp. cg9 genome containing:
- a CDS encoding LamG-like jellyroll fold domain-containing protein, producing the protein MFRPARKSRRWLTAAAAFAVAVAGLGTAPAASAADAPQWQRLTPPLSTPWTKDVSPTNALPDYPRPQLTRDKWQNLNGVWEFAKATPGEAAPVGKTLGERILVPYPVESALSGIMRHETNMWYRRTFEVPKTWQVGKGGQRLLLHFQAVDYDATVIVNGKTVGRHTGGYDAWSVDVTDALTTAKSQEVVVGVADPNDQGGQPIGKQRRPGDGIFYTPSSGIWQTVWLEPVASARIDRLDVTPDVASGSVTVNAVVGGPVKQRVEAVAYDHGRPVGRVSGDANKPLKLKVDRPHLWSPDDPFLYDLRVKLSGGDEVGSYFGIRSIGVGKTADGKQRMLLNGKFVMQVGPLDQGFWPDGIYTAPTDAALKFDLEQEKALGFNMVRKHIKVEPDRWYYYADKLGLLVWQDMPAMKDDVEPTAASRVNYESEMKRMIDQHRSFPSIVTWVPFNEGWGDYEVGRIADEVKSWDPSRLVNAESGVNCCRSEPDSGKGDIYDDHTYTGPGTPMQAGTRAAVDGEYGGLGLKVAGHEFDPAGSFAYEMEPDSATLTRRYGELQQRLLLVAQRCGVSAGVYTQTTDVEKEVNGFFTYDRQVKKMDFAAVRAANLAVIKGATGAPVTSGPPVPAGTPGIDGIAAYGFDENTGTTAADSVGDHDATLVGGASWTAGKSGSALAVNGSGQYADTGAALVNTEGSYSAAAWVKFNALGDGFQTVVSQDGDSTSAFFLQYSGQDHRLAMSFVGTRALAPTAPEANRWYHVVGVRDAAAGTLKLYVDGQLAATKSVCLGDSSTGHTVIGRGKYGGNPVDYLNGAVDQVHVYDRALSDADVSALYSSGK
- a CDS encoding epimerase: MRVVLFGATGMVGQGVLRECLRDERVEAVLAVGRSPVGTGHPKLREVVEEDLFALDPITGYDTCFFCLGVSSVGVAPEEYERITYQLTLSVARKLPDDTTFVYVSGASTDSTERGRVRWARVKGATENALARLPLRTFAFRPGYIQPLHGITSKTPLYRVLYRVAMPLYPLLRRAFPRAVTTTEDIGLAMLAVASSGYEKPILENADITALARRDRPAGS
- a CDS encoding DNRLRE domain-containing protein — protein: MGSRRWSLPARAGVLVLGTTLVAAGTAVLAATPAAATSSTTIAASSWAYVDSAVPKASFVDPAGNAPVGAHTYAGGTGHVAKSYVTFDISALRGNRLQSAYLSTGETAVTDCSHPRSTELWLTAPAKKPTWNSQPAELLKVDGPYLDSSCPSDQLTWTATAAVQNALDAGRTTATFVLRLPEEQQNDPAFGREYAPKAKLSFSYDRPPGKPAGLSVTYQACTSKPVVVSRQVVLGAKVSDPDDAYLSAEFAFWPADHPDQRTTVGNLGGSAGEPWAEVSSLVTEGVTYAWQVRGKDGSGSTGPWSAVCKFTTDFTAPAAAPVITSTDYAAQAPPGAGGTGVPGTFVFDAKGDTDVVGFEWDGGYVAADRRGGKATVRYAPTSDGPVGIGATSVDAAGNRSPSGGYRFWVASNQPGVTCTPFDDWVGVPRTCTFSPRGATPVTGYTYHLDNRPEETVPAGADGKATVTVTPSDPQFTRLNVAVRARLATGYLTAETTTQVVSEPGEPEVESLTENPAQSLPAQFRVRAVLPGSVSLTYHWNDEPLVTVPLDADGTATVTVTPTTSPFGSFYGYTTTEAGQHSGWGGLDVSVASNKPKVTSAEYPEDGGTSGAVGVPGTFVFSSPVPGAVSYSYEFSGGPAGTVAAGPDGTASVVFTPTVPYTNGIFVTTKFADGTVSEQGGYWFYVSYSAPRFSCDVPGWSVAPGQHIQCTLTPVQANLASYGYALGTGPETTVAPGADGSATIGFEVPADQPSGSYLQLRLWSTNTAGTRTEETGTSFYVYVNTGTSARTARAV
- a CDS encoding ABC transporter permease, encoding MTATQTQARNAAFAGVLQRQGAAVVLVLGLAASWFAFPHFGTADNLRSLVLQGSFLAVIALGMTFVIISGGIDLSVGSNYALGGVLAAWGAQYGIFVAILLPLAVCSLIGLVNGLLIARTGMAPFIVTLASLLFARGLLLALTSEGATTYKVDPGSAFLWLGQGTIFGVGVPVYLTLILFALGGLLLRRTRFGQSVFAIGGAEQSALLMGLPVARTKISLYTLSGALAGFAGVLTAAYLQSGVTVIGVGTELDAISVVVIGGTLLTGGAGTIIGTLVGVLLRTLIQNVINQIGTLDSNYQTVVSGAFLLVVVVIQRLLARSRTR